From Zingiber officinale cultivar Zhangliang chromosome 5B, Zo_v1.1, whole genome shotgun sequence, the proteins below share one genomic window:
- the LOC121985100 gene encoding CTP synthase 2-like isoform X3, with the protein MKYVLVTGGVVSGLGKGVTASSIGLLLKECGLRITAIKIDPYLNTDAGTMSPFEHGEVFVLDDGGEVDLDLGNYERFLDIKLTSDNNITTGKIFQHVINKERKGDYLGKTVQVVPHITDAIQEWIERVAMIPVDGREGPADVCVIELGGTIGATIFSRHNESSILDAGDIESMPFIEAMSQFSHRVGSGNFYLVHVSLVPVLNVVGEQEQKAHEALIKTLNLQGIVKEPLLEEWSAHARICDALHDPVRIAIVGKYTGLSDSYISVLEALLHASTACMKKLVVDWVPSSDLEDNTTLEALELHKAAWKQLKGANAVLVPGGFGDRGVEGKILAAKYARENHVPFLGICLGMQIAVVEFARSVMNLQDANSTEFDPHTTNPCIIFMPEGSKTHKGGTMRVGSRRTYFDVTDSKSAKLYGNPNFVDERHRHRYEINPDKVAEFEKAGLEFVGKDETRRRMEIVELPNHPYFVGVQFHPEFKSRPGKPSPLFLGLVEAACGKLDCLPVNAAHLSNSPKRAMSPANAYENGNPKKPAKSFSHRKIFPNANGVHV; encoded by the exons ATGAAGTATGTCTTGGTGACGGGAGGGGTGGTCAGCGGGCTGGGGAAAGGGGTCACTGCCAGCAGCATTGGGCTCCTCCTCAAGGAATGCGGACTCCGCATCACGGCGATAAAGATCG ATCCTTATCTGAATACTGATGCTGGGACAATGTCTCCATTTGAGCATGGAGAAGTATTTGTCTTAGATGACGGTGGCGAG GTGGACTTGGATCTTGGAAACTATGAAAGATTTCTTGATATAAAATTAACTAGTGACAACAACATCACAACTGGAAAGATCTTTCAG CATGTCATCAACAAGGAGAGGAAGGGAGATTATTTAGGAAAGACAGTCCAG GTTGTTCCACACATTACAGATGCTATACAAGAGTGGATTGAACGTGTAGCTATGATACCTGTGGATGGAAGAGAAGGCCCTGCTGATGTTTGTGTTATAGAATTGGGTGGAACTATAG GAGCTACGATCTTTTCACGGCATAATGAGAGTAGCATTCTTGATGCAGGGGACATAGAATCTATGCCATTTATAGAGGCTATGAGTCAGTTCTCTCACAGAGTAG GATCTGGGAATTTTTACCTAGTTCATGTCAGTCTTGTTCCGGTTCTAAATGTAGTCGGTGAGCAG GAGCAGAAGGCACATGAAGCTCTAATAAAGACATTGAACCTTCAAGG GATAGTTAAGGAGCCTTTGTTGGAAGAATGGTCTGCGCATGCTAGAATTTGTGATGCTTTGCATGATCCT GTCAGGATTGCCATAGTTGGAAAATATACTGGCCTTTCTGATTCTTACATCTCCGTGTTGGAG GCACTTTTGCATGCTTCCACTGCTTGCATGAAGAAACTTGTGGTGGACTGGGTTCCATCTTCTGACCTGGAAGACAATACTACCCTAGAA GCACTTGAACTTCACAAGGCAGCATGGAAACAGTTGAAG GGTGCAAATGCTGTACTAGTCCCAGGAGGTTTTGGAGATAGGGGTGTGGAAGGAAAAATTCTTGCTGCTAAATATGCCCGTGAAAACCATGTTCCATTTCTTGGAATTTGTCTTGGCATGCAAATTGCTGTGGTGGAATTTGCTCGGTCTGTGATGAATTTGCAGGATGCAAATAGCACAGAATTTGATCCTCACACAACAAATCCCTGCATAATTTTCATGCCGGAG GGCTCAAAAACTCATAAGGGAGGTACAATGCGAGTTGGATCAAGGAGAACATATTTTGATGTTACAGATTCCAAATCTGCAAAACT GTATGGCAATCCTAACTTTGTGGATGAAAGGCATCGACATAGATATGAG ATAAACCCTGACAAGGTTGCAGAATTTGAAAAAGCTGGTCTTGAATTTGTTGGTAAAGATGAAACCAGAAGACGTATGGAG ATTGTTGAATTGCCTAATCATCCATATTTCGTCGGTGTCCAATTTCATCCAGAGTTCAAATCAAGGCCCGGAAAACCTTCTCCTCTTTTCTTAG GACTGGTCGAGGCTGCATGTGGAAAGCTTGACTGTCTGCCGGTAAACGCTGCCCATCTTAGCAACTCACCCAAACGAGCTATGTCCCctgcaaatgcttatgaaaatgGGAACCCGAAGAAGCCGGCTAAGAGCTTTTCACATAGAAAAATCTTCCCCAATGCCAATGGTGTGCATGTATGA
- the LOC121985100 gene encoding CTP synthase-like isoform X4 translates to MIPVDGREGPADVCVIELGGTIGATIFSRHNESSILDAGDIESMPFIEAMSQFSHRVGSGNFYLVHVSLVPVLNVVGEQKTKPTQHSVRGLRGLGLTPNILACRTTKPLDDNIKEKLSQFCHVPLENIITLPDVTNIWHIPLLLREQKAHEALIKTLNLQGIVKEPLLEEWSAHARICDALHDPVRIAIVGKYTGLSDSYISVLEALLHASTACMKKLVVDWVPSSDLEDNTTLEALELHKAAWKQLKGANAVLVPGGFGDRGVEGKILAAKYARENHVPFLGICLGMQIAVVEFARSVMNLQDANSTEFDPHTTNPCIIFMPEGSKTHKGGTMRVGSRRTYFDVTDSKSAKLYGNPNFVDERHRHRYEINPDKVAEFEKAGLEFVGKDETRRRMEIVELPNHPYFVGVQFHPEFKSRPGKPSPLFLGLVEAACGKLDCLPVNAAHLSNSPKRAMSPANAYENGNPKKPAKSFSHRKIFPNANGVHV, encoded by the exons ATGATACCTGTGGATGGAAGAGAAGGCCCTGCTGATGTTTGTGTTATAGAATTGGGTGGAACTATAG GAGCTACGATCTTTTCACGGCATAATGAGAGTAGCATTCTTGATGCAGGGGACATAGAATCTATGCCATTTATAGAGGCTATGAGTCAGTTCTCTCACAGAGTAG GATCTGGGAATTTTTACCTAGTTCATGTCAGTCTTGTTCCGGTTCTAAATGTAGTCGGTGAGCAG AAAACTAAGCCAACACAACATAGTGTTCGGGGCCTAAGAGGTCTTGGATTGACACCAAATATTTTGGCCTGTCGGACTACCAAG CCTCTGGATGACAACATAAAAGAGAAGCTTTCACAATTTTGTCACGTTCCA CTTGAAAATATTATTACACTCCCTGATGTCACAAACATTTGGCACATTCCTTTGTTGTTGAGG GAGCAGAAGGCACATGAAGCTCTAATAAAGACATTGAACCTTCAAGG GATAGTTAAGGAGCCTTTGTTGGAAGAATGGTCTGCGCATGCTAGAATTTGTGATGCTTTGCATGATCCT GTCAGGATTGCCATAGTTGGAAAATATACTGGCCTTTCTGATTCTTACATCTCCGTGTTGGAG GCACTTTTGCATGCTTCCACTGCTTGCATGAAGAAACTTGTGGTGGACTGGGTTCCATCTTCTGACCTGGAAGACAATACTACCCTAGAA GCACTTGAACTTCACAAGGCAGCATGGAAACAGTTGAAG GGTGCAAATGCTGTACTAGTCCCAGGAGGTTTTGGAGATAGGGGTGTGGAAGGAAAAATTCTTGCTGCTAAATATGCCCGTGAAAACCATGTTCCATTTCTTGGAATTTGTCTTGGCATGCAAATTGCTGTGGTGGAATTTGCTCGGTCTGTGATGAATTTGCAGGATGCAAATAGCACAGAATTTGATCCTCACACAACAAATCCCTGCATAATTTTCATGCCGGAG GGCTCAAAAACTCATAAGGGAGGTACAATGCGAGTTGGATCAAGGAGAACATATTTTGATGTTACAGATTCCAAATCTGCAAAACT GTATGGCAATCCTAACTTTGTGGATGAAAGGCATCGACATAGATATGAG ATAAACCCTGACAAGGTTGCAGAATTTGAAAAAGCTGGTCTTGAATTTGTTGGTAAAGATGAAACCAGAAGACGTATGGAG ATTGTTGAATTGCCTAATCATCCATATTTCGTCGGTGTCCAATTTCATCCAGAGTTCAAATCAAGGCCCGGAAAACCTTCTCCTCTTTTCTTAG GACTGGTCGAGGCTGCATGTGGAAAGCTTGACTGTCTGCCGGTAAACGCTGCCCATCTTAGCAACTCACCCAAACGAGCTATGTCCCctgcaaatgcttatgaaaatgGGAACCCGAAGAAGCCGGCTAAGAGCTTTTCACATAGAAAAATCTTCCCCAATGCCAATGGTGTGCATGTATGA
- the LOC121985100 gene encoding CTP synthase-like isoform X2: protein MKYVLVTGGVVSGLGKGVTASSIGLLLKECGLRITAIKIDPYLNTDAGTMSPFEHGEVFVLDDGGEVDLDLGNYERFLDIKLTSDNNITTGKIFQHVINKERKGDYLGKTVQVVPHITDAIQEWIERVAMIPVDGREGPADVCVIELGGTIGDIESMPFIEAMSQFSHRVGSGNFYLVHVSLVPVLNVVGEQKTKPTQHSVRGLRGLGLTPNILACRTTKPLDDNIKEKLSQFCHVPLENIITLPDVTNIWHIPLLLREQKAHEALIKTLNLQGIVKEPLLEEWSAHARICDALHDPVRIAIVGKYTGLSDSYISVLEALLHASTACMKKLVVDWVPSSDLEDNTTLEALELHKAAWKQLKGANAVLVPGGFGDRGVEGKILAAKYARENHVPFLGICLGMQIAVVEFARSVMNLQDANSTEFDPHTTNPCIIFMPEGSKTHKGGTMRVGSRRTYFDVTDSKSAKLYGNPNFVDERHRHRYEINPDKVAEFEKAGLEFVGKDETRRRMEIVELPNHPYFVGVQFHPEFKSRPGKPSPLFLGLVEAACGKLDCLPVNAAHLSNSPKRAMSPANAYENGNPKKPAKSFSHRKIFPNANGVHV, encoded by the exons ATGAAGTATGTCTTGGTGACGGGAGGGGTGGTCAGCGGGCTGGGGAAAGGGGTCACTGCCAGCAGCATTGGGCTCCTCCTCAAGGAATGCGGACTCCGCATCACGGCGATAAAGATCG ATCCTTATCTGAATACTGATGCTGGGACAATGTCTCCATTTGAGCATGGAGAAGTATTTGTCTTAGATGACGGTGGCGAG GTGGACTTGGATCTTGGAAACTATGAAAGATTTCTTGATATAAAATTAACTAGTGACAACAACATCACAACTGGAAAGATCTTTCAG CATGTCATCAACAAGGAGAGGAAGGGAGATTATTTAGGAAAGACAGTCCAG GTTGTTCCACACATTACAGATGCTATACAAGAGTGGATTGAACGTGTAGCTATGATACCTGTGGATGGAAGAGAAGGCCCTGCTGATGTTTGTGTTATAGAATTGGGTGGAACTATAG GGGACATAGAATCTATGCCATTTATAGAGGCTATGAGTCAGTTCTCTCACAGAGTAG GATCTGGGAATTTTTACCTAGTTCATGTCAGTCTTGTTCCGGTTCTAAATGTAGTCGGTGAGCAG AAAACTAAGCCAACACAACATAGTGTTCGGGGCCTAAGAGGTCTTGGATTGACACCAAATATTTTGGCCTGTCGGACTACCAAG CCTCTGGATGACAACATAAAAGAGAAGCTTTCACAATTTTGTCACGTTCCA CTTGAAAATATTATTACACTCCCTGATGTCACAAACATTTGGCACATTCCTTTGTTGTTGAGG GAGCAGAAGGCACATGAAGCTCTAATAAAGACATTGAACCTTCAAGG GATAGTTAAGGAGCCTTTGTTGGAAGAATGGTCTGCGCATGCTAGAATTTGTGATGCTTTGCATGATCCT GTCAGGATTGCCATAGTTGGAAAATATACTGGCCTTTCTGATTCTTACATCTCCGTGTTGGAG GCACTTTTGCATGCTTCCACTGCTTGCATGAAGAAACTTGTGGTGGACTGGGTTCCATCTTCTGACCTGGAAGACAATACTACCCTAGAA GCACTTGAACTTCACAAGGCAGCATGGAAACAGTTGAAG GGTGCAAATGCTGTACTAGTCCCAGGAGGTTTTGGAGATAGGGGTGTGGAAGGAAAAATTCTTGCTGCTAAATATGCCCGTGAAAACCATGTTCCATTTCTTGGAATTTGTCTTGGCATGCAAATTGCTGTGGTGGAATTTGCTCGGTCTGTGATGAATTTGCAGGATGCAAATAGCACAGAATTTGATCCTCACACAACAAATCCCTGCATAATTTTCATGCCGGAG GGCTCAAAAACTCATAAGGGAGGTACAATGCGAGTTGGATCAAGGAGAACATATTTTGATGTTACAGATTCCAAATCTGCAAAACT GTATGGCAATCCTAACTTTGTGGATGAAAGGCATCGACATAGATATGAG ATAAACCCTGACAAGGTTGCAGAATTTGAAAAAGCTGGTCTTGAATTTGTTGGTAAAGATGAAACCAGAAGACGTATGGAG ATTGTTGAATTGCCTAATCATCCATATTTCGTCGGTGTCCAATTTCATCCAGAGTTCAAATCAAGGCCCGGAAAACCTTCTCCTCTTTTCTTAG GACTGGTCGAGGCTGCATGTGGAAAGCTTGACTGTCTGCCGGTAAACGCTGCCCATCTTAGCAACTCACCCAAACGAGCTATGTCCCctgcaaatgcttatgaaaatgGGAACCCGAAGAAGCCGGCTAAGAGCTTTTCACATAGAAAAATCTTCCCCAATGCCAATGGTGTGCATGTATGA
- the LOC121985100 gene encoding CTP synthase-like isoform X1, with protein MKYVLVTGGVVSGLGKGVTASSIGLLLKECGLRITAIKIDPYLNTDAGTMSPFEHGEVFVLDDGGEVDLDLGNYERFLDIKLTSDNNITTGKIFQHVINKERKGDYLGKTVQVVPHITDAIQEWIERVAMIPVDGREGPADVCVIELGGTIGATIFSRHNESSILDAGDIESMPFIEAMSQFSHRVGSGNFYLVHVSLVPVLNVVGEQKTKPTQHSVRGLRGLGLTPNILACRTTKPLDDNIKEKLSQFCHVPLENIITLPDVTNIWHIPLLLREQKAHEALIKTLNLQGIVKEPLLEEWSAHARICDALHDPVRIAIVGKYTGLSDSYISVLEALLHASTACMKKLVVDWVPSSDLEDNTTLEALELHKAAWKQLKGANAVLVPGGFGDRGVEGKILAAKYARENHVPFLGICLGMQIAVVEFARSVMNLQDANSTEFDPHTTNPCIIFMPEGSKTHKGGTMRVGSRRTYFDVTDSKSAKLYGNPNFVDERHRHRYEINPDKVAEFEKAGLEFVGKDETRRRMEIVELPNHPYFVGVQFHPEFKSRPGKPSPLFLGLVEAACGKLDCLPVNAAHLSNSPKRAMSPANAYENGNPKKPAKSFSHRKIFPNANGVHV; from the exons ATGAAGTATGTCTTGGTGACGGGAGGGGTGGTCAGCGGGCTGGGGAAAGGGGTCACTGCCAGCAGCATTGGGCTCCTCCTCAAGGAATGCGGACTCCGCATCACGGCGATAAAGATCG ATCCTTATCTGAATACTGATGCTGGGACAATGTCTCCATTTGAGCATGGAGAAGTATTTGTCTTAGATGACGGTGGCGAG GTGGACTTGGATCTTGGAAACTATGAAAGATTTCTTGATATAAAATTAACTAGTGACAACAACATCACAACTGGAAAGATCTTTCAG CATGTCATCAACAAGGAGAGGAAGGGAGATTATTTAGGAAAGACAGTCCAG GTTGTTCCACACATTACAGATGCTATACAAGAGTGGATTGAACGTGTAGCTATGATACCTGTGGATGGAAGAGAAGGCCCTGCTGATGTTTGTGTTATAGAATTGGGTGGAACTATAG GAGCTACGATCTTTTCACGGCATAATGAGAGTAGCATTCTTGATGCAGGGGACATAGAATCTATGCCATTTATAGAGGCTATGAGTCAGTTCTCTCACAGAGTAG GATCTGGGAATTTTTACCTAGTTCATGTCAGTCTTGTTCCGGTTCTAAATGTAGTCGGTGAGCAG AAAACTAAGCCAACACAACATAGTGTTCGGGGCCTAAGAGGTCTTGGATTGACACCAAATATTTTGGCCTGTCGGACTACCAAG CCTCTGGATGACAACATAAAAGAGAAGCTTTCACAATTTTGTCACGTTCCA CTTGAAAATATTATTACACTCCCTGATGTCACAAACATTTGGCACATTCCTTTGTTGTTGAGG GAGCAGAAGGCACATGAAGCTCTAATAAAGACATTGAACCTTCAAGG GATAGTTAAGGAGCCTTTGTTGGAAGAATGGTCTGCGCATGCTAGAATTTGTGATGCTTTGCATGATCCT GTCAGGATTGCCATAGTTGGAAAATATACTGGCCTTTCTGATTCTTACATCTCCGTGTTGGAG GCACTTTTGCATGCTTCCACTGCTTGCATGAAGAAACTTGTGGTGGACTGGGTTCCATCTTCTGACCTGGAAGACAATACTACCCTAGAA GCACTTGAACTTCACAAGGCAGCATGGAAACAGTTGAAG GGTGCAAATGCTGTACTAGTCCCAGGAGGTTTTGGAGATAGGGGTGTGGAAGGAAAAATTCTTGCTGCTAAATATGCCCGTGAAAACCATGTTCCATTTCTTGGAATTTGTCTTGGCATGCAAATTGCTGTGGTGGAATTTGCTCGGTCTGTGATGAATTTGCAGGATGCAAATAGCACAGAATTTGATCCTCACACAACAAATCCCTGCATAATTTTCATGCCGGAG GGCTCAAAAACTCATAAGGGAGGTACAATGCGAGTTGGATCAAGGAGAACATATTTTGATGTTACAGATTCCAAATCTGCAAAACT GTATGGCAATCCTAACTTTGTGGATGAAAGGCATCGACATAGATATGAG ATAAACCCTGACAAGGTTGCAGAATTTGAAAAAGCTGGTCTTGAATTTGTTGGTAAAGATGAAACCAGAAGACGTATGGAG ATTGTTGAATTGCCTAATCATCCATATTTCGTCGGTGTCCAATTTCATCCAGAGTTCAAATCAAGGCCCGGAAAACCTTCTCCTCTTTTCTTAG GACTGGTCGAGGCTGCATGTGGAAAGCTTGACTGTCTGCCGGTAAACGCTGCCCATCTTAGCAACTCACCCAAACGAGCTATGTCCCctgcaaatgcttatgaaaatgGGAACCCGAAGAAGCCGGCTAAGAGCTTTTCACATAGAAAAATCTTCCCCAATGCCAATGGTGTGCATGTATGA